From Atribacterota bacterium, a single genomic window includes:
- the argF gene encoding ornithine carbamoyltransferase: MKNRFRGKHFLDLADFSKEEILFILESAEDLKRRWILGENPPVLRGKILALLFEKPSLRTRVSFEVAARQLGGESFYLGPQEVGLGKREAIKDVAQVLSRMVDGIVVRTFAHESILELAHYSTVPVINGLSDLHHPCQVLGDLLTVQEKKGNLGMKVCFVGDGNNVCHSWIVAAAVLGLHLTVSTPSRYRPKETIWNWAQEKGRESGAEIVYEENPKEAVRGAEVLYTDVWTSMGKEHEAEERISFFTPYQLNEELLGSASPEAIVMHCMPAHRGQEITDAVIDGVQSVVLDQAENRLHAQKALLALCLGV, encoded by the coding sequence ATGAAGAACCGTTTCAGGGGAAAACATTTTCTGGATCTGGCTGATTTTTCGAAAGAAGAGATTCTTTTTATCCTGGAATCTGCAGAAGATCTCAAAAGAAGATGGATCTTGGGAGAAAACCCTCCGGTTTTGCGAGGGAAGATTCTGGCGCTCCTCTTCGAGAAACCGTCGTTGCGGACCAGGGTTTCTTTTGAAGTGGCGGCACGGCAGTTGGGGGGAGAGAGTTTCTACTTGGGCCCACAGGAAGTGGGTCTGGGGAAGAGGGAGGCCATCAAAGATGTGGCCCAGGTTTTAAGCCGCATGGTCGACGGAATCGTGGTACGGACCTTCGCTCACGAAAGCATTCTGGAACTGGCTCATTACTCGACGGTTCCGGTGATTAACGGTCTTTCGGATCTTCACCATCCCTGCCAGGTTTTGGGAGACCTTCTGACAGTTCAGGAGAAGAAGGGGAATCTGGGGATGAAGGTGTGTTTTGTGGGCGATGGGAATAACGTCTGCCATTCCTGGATTGTGGCGGCGGCGGTTTTGGGTCTTCACCTGACAGTGAGTACCCCCTCACGGTACCGACCCAAGGAAACCATCTGGAACTGGGCGCAAGAAAAAGGTCGGGAAAGTGGTGCAGAGATTGTCTACGAGGAGAATCCCAAAGAGGCGGTACGGGGGGCGGAGGTCCTGTACACCGATGTGTGGACCAGTATGGGAAAAGAACACGAAGCCGAGGAGCGGATTTCCTTCTTTACCCCCTATCAGCTGAATGAGGAGCTTTTGGGGAGTGCTTCGCCAGAGGCCATCGTGATGCATTGCATGCCGGCGCATCGAGGTCAGGAGATTACCGATGCAGTGATCGATGGTGTTCAATCGGTGGTTCTGGATCAGGCCGAGAATCGTCTCCATGCCCAGAAAGCACTTCTTGCGCTTTGTTTAGGGGTATAG
- a CDS encoding alanine racemase has translation MVRYPRLEIDLNVIQKNVVTLLWHCQKWGVRSVFVTKGFLADFPLVEMLVEAGVRDFADSNLMNLLRIRTLFGKAVRLELIRLPMRGELETIWEYGIIPFVSHFGVLREMNAVAEKGQKSQQVILAVESGDAREGFLPQELFLLREKMHQLPWIEVQGIGSTLACLNGVLPDQTRMQKLLTLKKELQEQLGGRKIGLSVGGTTFIELWERGEVWEGVDEIRFGEAFLFGSDISRKRTIDWLEQGAFTIWAEIVEVSSKEVARESVRGFDAFGKAVSTPTLGQRKRALLALGKQDVDENQLYFLGEGVKIIGATSNYLVVDVEESKKDYQVGDVLGFRAGYGAVLRAFLSPYVEKVYRNTGGRCGK, from the coding sequence ATGGTGCGGTATCCCCGTTTAGAGATTGACCTGAACGTAATCCAGAAGAATGTGGTAACCCTTCTTTGGCATTGCCAGAAGTGGGGTGTGAGGTCAGTCTTTGTCACCAAAGGGTTTTTGGCGGATTTTCCACTCGTTGAGATGCTCGTTGAGGCGGGGGTGCGAGATTTTGCGGATTCGAATTTGATGAACCTGCTGCGCATCCGGACGTTATTTGGGAAGGCTGTACGCCTGGAACTCATTCGCCTCCCCATGCGGGGAGAACTCGAAACCATCTGGGAGTATGGAATCATCCCTTTTGTGTCTCACTTCGGGGTGCTGCGGGAAATGAATGCGGTGGCAGAAAAGGGGCAAAAAAGTCAGCAGGTAATTCTGGCAGTGGAGAGTGGCGATGCCCGGGAAGGGTTTTTACCGCAGGAATTGTTCCTTTTGCGGGAGAAGATGCACCAACTCCCGTGGATTGAGGTCCAGGGGATTGGTTCCACCCTGGCCTGCCTCAACGGGGTTTTACCGGATCAGACCAGGATGCAAAAGCTTTTAACCCTCAAAAAGGAGTTACAAGAACAGCTTGGTGGTCGGAAAATTGGGCTCTCGGTTGGGGGGACCACCTTTATTGAGCTCTGGGAACGTGGAGAAGTTTGGGAGGGTGTGGATGAAATCCGTTTTGGGGAGGCCTTTCTCTTTGGCAGTGACATCAGCCGTAAAAGGACCATTGACTGGTTGGAACAGGGAGCCTTCACCATCTGGGCGGAAATCGTGGAAGTGTCCTCCAAAGAGGTGGCGCGGGAATCGGTACGGGGCTTCGATGCATTTGGGAAAGCAGTTTCCACACCGACTCTCGGTCAACGAAAAAGAGCCCTTTTGGCCCTGGGAAAGCAGGATGTCGATGAAAACCAGTTATATTTCCTCGGCGAGGGTGTTAAAATAATAGGGGCAACCAGTAACTACCTGGTGGTGGACGTCGAAGAAAGCAAGAAAGACTACCAAGTGGGGGATGTGTTGGGTTTTCGTGCCGGGTACGGAGCGGTGCTACGGGCCTTTCTCTCCCCATATGTGGAAAAAGTATACCGAAACACAGGGGGAAGGTGTGGAAAATGA
- the rpsI gene encoding 30S ribosomal protein S9 — MAIKYYATGRRKHAVAKVWLTLGNGKVRVNGRPLQEYFPCPSWQILIQKPLTLTGRDSRMDVEVLVKGGGLSGQAGAVAHGIARALLLVDENLRPVLKKAGLLTRDPRMKERKKYGQRSARARFQFSKR; from the coding sequence TTGGCAATCAAATACTATGCGACTGGTAGAAGGAAGCATGCCGTGGCCAAGGTCTGGTTGACTTTGGGGAATGGAAAAGTCCGGGTGAATGGAAGACCCTTGCAGGAATATTTCCCCTGTCCGTCCTGGCAAATTCTGATTCAGAAGCCCCTGACCCTTACTGGAAGGGATTCCAGAATGGATGTGGAAGTCTTGGTAAAAGGTGGAGGATTGAGCGGTCAGGCGGGAGCAGTGGCTCATGGAATTGCTCGGGCTTTGCTCCTCGTCGATGAGAACCTTCGTCCGGTCCTGAAGAAAGCAGGGCTCTTAACCCGCGATCCCCGGATGAAGGAGCGCAAGAAATACGGGCAGCGGTCGGCACGGGCCAGATTCCAGTTCTCCAAGCGATAA
- the rplM gene encoding 50S ribosomal protein L13, with product MQTKTYLPSVPEIEKKWYVVDAKGKVLGRLATQIAKILMGKHKTIYTPSWDTGDFVIVVNAKEIQVTGKKREQKLYRWHTGYPAGFREESLGKLLARKPEEVLRRAVWGMLPHNRLGRKLIQKLKIYSGPSHPHAAQNPIPLEIRSE from the coding sequence ATGCAAACCAAAACGTATCTGCCATCGGTTCCGGAAATAGAAAAAAAGTGGTATGTGGTGGATGCCAAGGGGAAGGTTCTGGGAAGGTTGGCGACTCAGATCGCGAAGATTTTGATGGGGAAACACAAGACCATTTATACGCCTTCCTGGGACACGGGAGACTTTGTAATCGTGGTGAATGCCAAAGAGATTCAGGTAACCGGTAAGAAAAGGGAGCAGAAACTCTATCGCTGGCATACCGGGTATCCTGCGGGATTTCGGGAGGAATCGTTGGGAAAGCTCCTGGCAAGGAAGCCAGAGGAGGTTTTGCGGAGGGCGGTCTGGGGGATGCTTCCCCATAACCGCTTGGGAAGGAAGCTCATTCAGAAATTGAAAATTTACAGCGGTCCTTCTCATCCCCACGCGGCACAGAATCCGATTCCCTTAGAGATAAGGAGTGAATGA